The stretch of DNA ATTCACCCTCGATGGCTGCGCCCATGTTCAGCAGGCGGTGGTCGGGGACGAATACTTCCTCGGCGACGATGCAGTTGCTGCCGGACGCGCGCATGCCGGCGGTGAACCAGGTGTCTTCGATGCGGTACTGCGCCTTGGGGATCAGCGCCAGATACTGGGCCACCAGGGCGCCGTTGGCGTCGCGTTCCTCGGCGCCGATCGCGGCCCAGTCAGCATGCAGGCTGCCGGATGAGGAATACCACTTGCCGGAAATCACCAGGCCGCCCTCCACCCTTCGCGTGGTCGGCGAGGTGTTGAACACACCGGCCACACGGGCCTCGGGGTTGTTGCCAAAGACCTCTTGCTGCGCACGCTCATCGAATAGGCCGGTGAACCAGGCGCAGACATTGCTGAGCGCCACCACCCACGCCGTGCCACCGCATGCCTCTGCCAGCGCGGCCGACACCTCCAGATGCGAACGCAATGTGCCTTCATGGCCACCGAACCGCTTGGGCACCATTAACCGGAACAAGCCGGCATCACGGATGGCCTGGATGTTTTCCTCGGCAGCGCGGCGGTTCGTCTCGGATTCGGCGGCGTTTTTACTTAGCAGGGGTTGCAGCGCGGTGGCGCGCTCGACCAGCTCCTGCAAAGAAGGCCCCTTGTCGGCCAGCGGCAACACGTCTGCGTCAAACGTTTTAATCGCTTCTTTCATGGCTTCTACCTTTAACAATGACTAAAATGTCATTTATTTATTCTGGGCGAACGTATCCACACACCTGCATCGGCGGAGCGTGCGGACTAATACTCGGGAGTACCTGCGAATGCGCTTATTTCAGACGGGCAGAAGCTTGCGGCGCGGCGGCGGTGGCAGCGGGCGGGATACGCGGGGGGTCAGGGATTGAACGAGCATTTTTCGTCTCCTGTTGTTTTTATGACGAAACTGCCAGCGTGACTCAGCATTAGATAGAACATACCTGTCATTCCGACATTGGTTAGAATGTAGGACAAGGCAGTGGCTTGTTCAATAGCTTTTATCAAATAAATTTATCCATGCGATGAGATGCATAGTTTTTAACAATGACAATTTGTCACTCTACGAGATCACCCATGCCCAGCCATGACTCGATCGCCCCTGCCGGGCGAACCAGCAGCGACCACCGCCCACGCATGGCGGAAAAGAAGCGTCTGATGATGCGCACACGCTTGCTCGACTCGGCCATGCGCGTATTTGCCGAAGCCGCCGGTGCCACGCCAGTGATCGACGATGTGATCCGCGAGGCCAAGGTGTCCCGTGGCACGTTCTACCGTTACTTCGACTCGCTGGACCAAGTGCTGATCGCGCTTGGCCAGGAGCTGAGCAACCAGATGACCACCGACATCCTGCCGCTCTACGACATTCTCGAAGATCCATGGAAGCGCGTTTCGGTGGGTTTTCGGGTGTTCCTGGTGCGTGCCCTGCTGGACCGCAAGTGGGCTGGTTTCGTGACCCGTGTGGATGTCTGGCCGCACCATGCGCTGGTGGCCGAGTACATGGGCCGTGACCTGGAAAGTGGCCGCGCCACCGGGCAACTGGCCTTCGCACGCCTGGACGCCGCCACCGACTTTTTGATGGGCGCATCCGCGCATGCAATCCAGGCCATTTTGCAAGGCGTGGACAACGTCAATGACTACATGGACGCCTGTGTGCACATGGCGTTGATCAGCCTGGGCGTCGACCCTGCGACCTGCCAGCGCGGCGTGGACTTTTCGCTGAACTACCTGCAGGACTGGGGCTCCGGCGCGCTGGAGTTGCCGCGACCGGTGTGGGCGTTGAACCTCAACTCCCGTGAGGGCCGGGAGTTTCTCGCCTACCGTCGCCCAGCTGGCTGACACGCCGCTGGGCAGGCACGATCAGGCCGGCTGATTACCGTACGTATCCAGGTCGATGCTGATGATCCGCTCGGCCTCCTGGTGGTCCACACCCAGGCCGCTGAGCACGAAATGCACCATGCTTTCCACCGCCGAGGACGGGCGGGCGCCTTCCAGTACCTTGCGCAACAGGTAGAGCATGCCGCCGATGATGCAATCGACCGTGGAGACGATGTCGACCACCTGAAAAACGCCTTCGTCATTACCGACCTGGATATCCCGGGCCAACGGATTGCCCATGGTTTCGATCATGTCATTGATGCTGTACACCGAATGCACCAGGAACCAGCCCCAGACCGGGTCGGTCAAGCCGCGGTAAACGGTGCGACGGATATTGATCCCTACCCGCTCGGCGATGCCCGCAGTCGGGCTGGCAGCGGCATCCAGCGCTTCGATCATCTGCAAGGCATCGTCGATGAACACCGCGCGCGCCACTTCTTCCTTGCTCGAGAAGTAGTTGTAGAACGAGCCGAACGACAGCTCGGCCTCTTCGGTAATGTCGTTGATGGCAGTGGCTTCGATGCCCTTGCGCCCCATCACTGAACGCGCAGCACGCAACAGCTTGCTGCGGGTACGCTGGCGCGCTTTTTCATTGACCCTTGGCTTGCGTGGCTCGGCGGCCTTGGGGCTGTTGTCTTCATTCATGGTGACGATCGGCTGGCACTGATGAGGGTGCGGACCATGATACCCGACTCGCCCCGCAGCGCCAGCCAACCGCACCCGCTCAATAGCGCATGCCGAGCCCCAGCAGCACCGAGGAATAATGCGCGCCGATGTTGGTACCGGTACTTGGGCCTTTGCCGCGCAGCGTCTCGGGGAACTCGAACTCGTAGCCCAGCGACAGGTCGGTAGTCGGCGACAGGTGATAGGTAAAGCCGGCCGACACCGAATTGTTCAGAATGCCCGGTGAGAAGTAGTTGGCATTGGTGTGTTGCGCATCCACTGCCGCCGTGGCGTGCTTGTAACCGGCACGCAACGTCCACGCCTTGCTCGCATTCCACGACGTCCCGACCCGCCAGACGTCCTGGCTGTTCATGCCCGCGCCATCGGGGTTGTTGAAGAAGCCAACCTCGGCCCATTCGATGCGCAGGTAGTCCGCCGCGACGGTCAGCGCCGGCGTCAGGCGCACGGCAATACCGACCCCGTACTGCTCCGGCAAATCCAGATGGCCGCCGGAGATCGCCAGCAGGTCATCCTTGTAGCCATCGGCTTCACTGAAACGCATCTTCGGTGAGTACGCCGCACCCAGGCTGAACCGCGAATCGATTTTCCACAACGCCCCTGCCCGCCAGCCCAGGCCGGTACTGGTGGCTATGCCATGGGTCGGCGAAACGCCAAGGCTGCCGTCCGCCTGCGGCACCACCAGGCCACGGGCCTGCACCTGCTGCACACCGAGCAGTGCCGACAGCCCCAGCGACAAGTCCGGGGTGACCTTGTAGGCCAGCGTGGGGGCGAAATTCACGTAGGCGATCTTGGTCTTCACCGCTGGGAAACCCATGCCAGGCACAGCCGCATGACTGTAGTCGGAACCTGAGCCAATCGAGTACACCGACAGACCCAGCGCGGTTCGTTCATCGAGCTGATAACTGATACCGCCACTTGGAATCGGCGCCCGCACCTTGAAGTCATCGCGGTTGTTTTCGTTACCGAAACTTGAGCGGAAACTGCCGAAGAACAGCTGCAGGCCACCGTCGATGCGGTTGCCCAGTTCGCTCATGCCGGCGGGGTTGTCACTGGCAATGGCCGCAGACTGTGGGAAGGCCAGCGAGGCGCCGCCCATCTGCGCCGACTCGATGCTGCTGGAGGTGGGAATATTGAAGTTCATGGCCTTGGCCAACGGGCACGCGAAGAGAAACAGCACGCCACAGGCCTGCATCGCTTTAATGTTCATGTTTACGCCTGCACAGTTTATTTATTGTTTTTGGAACTGATGACTCGAAGCGTTTGCAGCAAATCGCGGCCAGCCGCACCCGCCGCCACAACAGCGGGCGCTGCCGGATTACAAACTTGTGAAGGTGAAGTGATGATCAGAAGGCGACGTTGTCACGCCCTTTCAACTGCATGAGCGCGCGCGCTTCATCAGGCGTTGCCACGGCAAAACCCAGCGACTCGATCAGCGCCTTGATGGCCCGCACCTGTTCGGCGTTGCTCTGCGCCAGGCGCCCCTTGCCCAGCCACAGGTTGTCCTCCAGCCCCACGCGCACATGGCCGCCCAGCAACAACGACTGCATGGCGATACGCGGCTGCATCGCCCCCACACCCAGCACCGACCAGTGATAGCGGTCGCCAAACAGCCGGTCAGCTGTACGCTTCATATGCGCCACGTCTTCCGGGTGGGTACCGATACCACCGCGAATGCCGAATACCGACTGGATAAACAGCGGGTCTTGCAATAGCAATCGGTCGCGGAAGTGGGCTGCGGTATACAGATGGCCAATGTCGTAACACTCGATTTCGAAGCGCGTGTGGTTTTCGCCGCAGGCCGCCAAGATCTGCGCGATGTCCTTGAAGGTGTTGCGGAAGATCCGCTCTTCACTGGCCTGCAAATAAGGCCGCTCCCAGTCATGCTGGAATTCGCTGTAGCGCTGCAGCAATTCGTACATGCCAAAGTTCATCGATCCCATGTTCAGCGAGGCGATCTCCGGGCTGAACTGCAAGGCCGGTGCGATGCGCTCTTCCACCGACATGGTCGGTGCGCCCCCGGTGGTGAGGTTGACCACCACATCGGACTCGCGCTTGATCTGCGGCAGGAACTGCTCGAACAGGCGTGGGTCCTGACTGGGCATGCCGCTCTGCGGATCGCGGGCATGCAGGTGCACCACTGCAGCCCCCGCCTCGGCCGCCTCGATCGCGGAGCGGGCAATCTGCTCAGGTGTGATGGGTAGATGCGGCGACATCGACGGCGTGTGGATCGAGCCGGTGATGGCGCAGGTGATAATCACTTTCGAAGCGTTTGCAGCCATGTCAGTTTCCTTCCATAGGGCGGCCTCGCAGGGCAAAGCCGCCGGGCCTGGTTAGCGAGGTTCGTCGACGATGGTGTTTTCGATGTAGCCCAGGCCCGAGATCTCCACCCGCACCACATCACCGGCCTTGAGGAACACCGGCGGTTGCATGCCGATGCCGACGCCTGCCGGCGTGCCGGTAATGAGGATGTCGCCAGGCTCCAGGGTCATCACCTCGCTGAGGTAGGCGATCTGTTGCGCGATGCTGTAGGTCATCAGCGCGGTGGAGGACTTCTGGCGTTGCTCGCCATTCACGCTCAGGCTGACGGTCAGCTGCTGCGGGTCGGCAATTTCATCCGCAGTGGTAATCCATGGCCCGATCGGCCCGTGGGTATCGAACGACTTGCCAAGGGTCCAGGTCGGGCTCTTGGCCTGCCAGTCGCGGGCGCTGACGTCATTGGCCACAAAGTAGCCGGCCACGTGCTGCAGCGCGTCGCGCGCGTCGATGCGCCGGCCGCCCTTGCCAATCACCACGCCCAGCTCCGCTTCGTAGTCCAGGCGCTCGCAAACAGCAGGATGATGCACGTCGTCGTAAGGGCCGGTGATGCAGGTGATCTGCTTGCTGAACCACACCTGCGACGCCGGGATTGGCACGTTGAGGCGTCGTGCTTCGGCTTCGTGATCCTTGTAGTTCATGCCCAACGCCATGAACTTGCCGGGGCGCAGAATGGGCGCTTGCAGCCGCACATGCTCCAGCGCCACGCTGTTTTCAGCGGTGGCCTGCAGAGTGCGAGCGTCAGCCAGGGCATCGGTGCGAGCCAGCAAGGCCGCGACGTCCACCGGTGCCGATGTCGGCAGCAGGTGGTCGAGGTTGATCACGCGGTTGCCCTGGACCAGGCCAACGGAAGTCTTGCCGTGATGGGTATAGCGAGCCAATTTCATAAGTGTTCCTTTTGCAGGGGAAGAAGGAGCGTGATCAACCGAGAAAGTCCGGCGACAAGGGTGGCGCCCACTGCGCCAGGGCATCGGGGCTGAGCGGTTCGTGGCCCACAGTCATGCTGTCGTTGACCAGGTCGCCATCGGTCCAGTGCTCGACCTTGTTGCCGAACGGGTCGAGCCAGTAGTCGAAGACCTGGCTGCCCTGCACGTGGCGGCCGATTCCCCAAGAATGGCGGCGGCCTTGCTGCTGGAGAAAATGGCTGCCGCTGGCCAGGTCGTCCCAGTCGAGCACCTCGAAGGCACAGTGATCGAAGCCGGCTTGCTCGGCCCCCAGGTTGAGCAAGGCCACCGTGTGGTGGTCGGTGTAGGTCTCGCCCAGCCCGCAGTGCATGAATGCGGCCACGGTGTTGTCCTGCTGGCCGGCGAAGTAGCTGTCGGAAACCCGCAGTCCCAGCACGTCGTGGTAAAAGGCGAACATGGCCGGATAATCGACGGTCTTGAGCACCACGTGACCCAGGCGCATTACCCGCGAAGGCTGCAGTGTGACCCTGTTGGTGGTGCCCAGACGCTGGCGCCGTTCGGCCGTGTTGAGGGTCAAGGCCGGCCTTACCGGCTCGGCCTCGACACAATCGCCGCCATACAGCAGGTCGACGCGTAGCCCATCCGGGTCGTGCAGAGTGACCACCCAGCCCGCACCCAGCTCATCGTTGGCCAGCACTTCGCTGCCAAACCGTGCGGCAATAGCCTGCAAGGCCTGCAGGCTATCGAGCCGGTAGCCGGCGCCCAGGGCTCTGGCAGGGCCTTGCTCGGCGATGTAGGCAGGATAACCTCCTTGATAGGCAGCCATCTGCAAGGTGGTGGCCGTGCGGGCGTGGTGGCGCAGGCCGAAGTCGCGCAGGAAGTTGGCCTGAACATCCAGGTCCGGCACCTGATAACGCACGTAAGCGATGTCGCGTACAGCAATCATGCTGCACTCCTCTTGTCATTGTTGTGGGGACGGTGACGCCGCGTGGTTAGCCGCGGTCGAACCAGCAGGTGGACGGGTCCAGCGCATGCAGCTGTTTGTAGGTGCCCGAGAAGAACAGCAACGGTCGCCCGTCCGACTCCTCGATGGCCTCGACATCGGCGGTGTAGATCAGATGGTCGCCACCCGGGTGCACCGCGTTGACACGCACGGCCAGTTGCACCAGTGCACCGCCCAATACCGGCGACTCACCCAGCTGGCGAAAGTCGGCGCTCAGGGTTGCCTGCGGGCGACCACCGAAGTGACTGCTCAGCGCTTCATCCTCCTCACGCAGGAAATTGATGCCAAAGGCATCGCCCGGCCTGACACTGGCGGCGAAGCGCGCCGGATTGCGCACCGCGATCAGGACCATGGGTGGGTCCACCGACAGTGACATGAAGGCATTGGCGGTCATGCCGCTGGGTTGTCCCTCATGGTTGAAAGTCACCACCGTCACGCCGGTGGCGAATTTACCCATCACGCGGCGAAAGGCCCGCGCGTCCAGCTGTTTGCTCTGCATGCTCGGCACTCCTCGAACGAACGCATTGCGGCTATGCCACTCAGATGAAAGGCGTACCTGGCGTGTTTCCGCAGAGAATCCGGCCGTAGGTTTCGAAGTTGGTGTTGGGGCTGACGATGCCGTGCAGCGAGGCTATGCGCGCGTCCTGCCAGATGCGCGTCATGGGGTTGCCGACCGAGGCCAGCGAGCCCCCGGACGCGGACGCCAGCAGGTCGACGGCTTCCCAGATCAGTTTCTCGGCATAGCCCACGTCGCGGCGCACCTTGGCCCGCTCCTCGAAGGCCATGTAGGTGCCGGAGGCCGCACTGGCGTCGATGGCGTCGGCATGGCGCTCGAGAATCACCCGCGCGGCGTCGATCTTGGCCGATGCCTCGCCGACCTGCAGATGGGTAACCGGTGCCTCGGCCTGCTTCGCGTACCAGGAGTACTGAATGCCACGCCGTGGCAGCGATTCGAGAAAGGTTTCCAGCGCCGCCACCCCAAGGCCCAGGGCTGGGAACGCCAGGATGATCGCCAGCATCGGCATGCAGGCACTCTGGTACAGCGACTCCTCGGCCAGGTGAATGGCCAGGTAGCGGCCCTCGATGGCCTCGGTAACCGACGCGATGCGTGACTGCGGCACGAACACCTGGCTCGCCGTCACGGTACAGCTGCCGCTGCCGCTGATACCGATGACGTTCCAGTCATCGAGGACCTGCAGTTGCTCGACCGGGATCAGCGCCACGCCCTGGTCCACCACCTTGCCGGCTTCGTCAACCAGCGGGATCCCGAGCATGTCCCAGGTCGCGTGCCTGACACCGGAGTTGAAGCCCCACATGCCCTCCTCGATCAGGAAGCCGCCATCCACCTTACGCACAACGGCCTTGCGCGGCGAAAGCACACCGGTCACCCGAGCAGGCTTCGCGCCAGCGAACACCTCCTTGGCGGCGTCCTCGCCGAAGAAGGCAGCAGCACACCAAGTAGTGACGTTGGTCAGGGCGGCGACCCAGGCCACGGAAGCGTCAGCACGCCCCAGTTCGGCGACCACGTTGAGGAACGTGCGCACCGACACCTGGCTGCCACCATAACGACGGGGCGTGGTCATGCTCAGCAGGCCACCGGCTTCAAGATCGGCAATGGTTTCGGCCGGCAAGTGGCCGAGCCGCGAAGTGTCCTTGCTGCGGGCCTTGAGGGCAGGTAGCAAGGCGCGAGCGTGGTCGAGCAGCGCGGCGGCCGTCGCGGCGCCGGACAAAGTCGGTTCGGAGGGAAGAACTGCGGTCATAGCGTCACCTTTTTTCATGTTGTTGTTATCAGCCCCAAGGTCTGCCGGTGTCAGCCGACTCGGGTGTTATTGATATATTCATCATTTTTGATAACTTCATCAATAGTTGTTTTTAGAACACCTTTTCCGGCACGCACCGCCGTGCACATTCAAACGGTTCTAACGGGCCTGACCCACAACTAGAGGAATCGCAATGCCTGCCTTCCAATTTCCAACGCCAGGGCTTTGAATTCAGTCATGTTTTTTTAACGCTTTTTTGGCAATTGCTTCCTTAAGGTGGTGCTCGGTCATTCCAGGTAGCTCAAGATGCAATCGCCCTCTCCTGATCAATCACACGACACTGTCATTAGCGAAGCCGCCAGCTAGTGCCTGCGCCTGCACGATGAGGCGTGCAGCAGCGAAGACCATGCAGCCTTCGAGCGTTGGCTGCAGGCAGATCCGCTGCATGCCTTTGAATACGGCAAGATGCTGGAAATCTGGGACCTCAGCGACAAGCTGGCCAACCACCCGGTCAGCGCACAGAAACTCCTTACCGACCCCGCCCCTCGCGAGGACGGCACGGTCGAGATGTAACGCCCACGCCGCTATTAGTATTTATTCGCTATTTATTCT from Pseudomonas putida encodes:
- a CDS encoding acyl-CoA dehydrogenase family protein, whose product is MKEAIKTFDADVLPLADKGPSLQELVERATALQPLLSKNAAESETNRRAAEENIQAIRDAGLFRLMVPKRFGGHEGTLRSHLEVSAALAEACGGTAWVVALSNVCAWFTGLFDERAQQEVFGNNPEARVAGVFNTSPTTRRVEGGLVISGKWYSSSGSLHADWAAIGAEERDANGALVAQYLALIPKAQYRIEDTWFTAGMRASGSNCIVAEEVFVPDHRLLNMGAAIEGEYATPFKDEASYRPLFVPFAALILNGPQLGLGRAALKYVIANAPRRAVAYTSFEKQTDSVVFQTQVAEAALKIDSAQLRAMRAADELDEAARQGIKLDNVTRARIRADVGLVNTHITDAINILLSAHGAGSFAESSPMQRWWRDSNTAARHAVALPAIGLELYGKALLGVENTVTALI
- a CDS encoding VOC family protein, with protein sequence MIAVRDIAYVRYQVPDLDVQANFLRDFGLRHHARTATTLQMAAYQGGYPAYIAEQGPARALGAGYRLDSLQALQAIAARFGSEVLANDELGAGWVVTLHDPDGLRVDLLYGGDCVEAEPVRPALTLNTAERRQRLGTTNRVTLQPSRVMRLGHVVLKTVDYPAMFAFYHDVLGLRVSDSYFAGQQDNTVAAFMHCGLGETYTDHHTVALLNLGAEQAGFDHCAFEVLDWDDLASGSHFLQQQGRRHSWGIGRHVQGSQVFDYWLDPFGNKVEHWTDGDLVNDSMTVGHEPLSPDALAQWAPPLSPDFLG
- a CDS encoding TetR/AcrR family transcriptional regulator is translated as MNEDNSPKAAEPRKPRVNEKARQRTRSKLLRAARSVMGRKGIEATAINDITEEAELSFGSFYNYFSSKEEVARAVFIDDALQMIEALDAAASPTAGIAERVGINIRRTVYRGLTDPVWGWFLVHSVYSINDMIETMGNPLARDIQVGNDEGVFQVVDIVSTVDCIIGGMLYLLRKVLEGARPSSAVESMVHFVLSGLGVDHQEAERIISIDLDTYGNQPA
- a CDS encoding OmpP1/FadL family transporter, coding for MNIKAMQACGVLFLFACPLAKAMNFNIPTSSSIESAQMGGASLAFPQSAAIASDNPAGMSELGNRIDGGLQLFFGSFRSSFGNENNRDDFKVRAPIPSGGISYQLDERTALGLSVYSIGSGSDYSHAAVPGMGFPAVKTKIAYVNFAPTLAYKVTPDLSLGLSALLGVQQVQARGLVVPQADGSLGVSPTHGIATSTGLGWRAGALWKIDSRFSLGAAYSPKMRFSEADGYKDDLLAISGGHLDLPEQYGVGIAVRLTPALTVAADYLRIEWAEVGFFNNPDGAGMNSQDVWRVGTSWNASKAWTLRAGYKHATAAVDAQHTNANYFSPGILNNSVSAGFTYHLSPTTDLSLGYEFEFPETLRGKGPSTGTNIGAHYSSVLLGLGMRY
- a CDS encoding flavin reductase family protein, which gives rise to MQSKQLDARAFRRVMGKFATGVTVVTFNHEGQPSGMTANAFMSLSVDPPMVLIAVRNPARFAASVRPGDAFGINFLREEDEALSSHFGGRPQATLSADFRQLGESPVLGGALVQLAVRVNAVHPGGDHLIYTADVEAIEESDGRPLLFFSGTYKQLHALDPSTCWFDRG
- a CDS encoding acyl-CoA dehydrogenase family protein, with protein sequence MTAVLPSEPTLSGAATAAALLDHARALLPALKARSKDTSRLGHLPAETIADLEAGGLLSMTTPRRYGGSQVSVRTFLNVVAELGRADASVAWVAALTNVTTWCAAAFFGEDAAKEVFAGAKPARVTGVLSPRKAVVRKVDGGFLIEEGMWGFNSGVRHATWDMLGIPLVDEAGKVVDQGVALIPVEQLQVLDDWNVIGISGSGSCTVTASQVFVPQSRIASVTEAIEGRYLAIHLAEESLYQSACMPMLAIILAFPALGLGVAALETFLESLPRRGIQYSWYAKQAEAPVTHLQVGEASAKIDAARVILERHADAIDASAASGTYMAFEERAKVRRDVGYAEKLIWEAVDLLASASGGSLASVGNPMTRIWQDARIASLHGIVSPNTNFETYGRILCGNTPGTPFI
- a CDS encoding 3-keto-5-aminohexanoate cleavage protein — encoded protein: MAANASKVIITCAITGSIHTPSMSPHLPITPEQIARSAIEAAEAGAAVVHLHARDPQSGMPSQDPRLFEQFLPQIKRESDVVVNLTTGGAPTMSVEERIAPALQFSPEIASLNMGSMNFGMYELLQRYSEFQHDWERPYLQASEERIFRNTFKDIAQILAACGENHTRFEIECYDIGHLYTAAHFRDRLLLQDPLFIQSVFGIRGGIGTHPEDVAHMKRTADRLFGDRYHWSVLGVGAMQPRIAMQSLLLGGHVRVGLEDNLWLGKGRLAQSNAEQVRAIKALIESLGFAVATPDEARALMQLKGRDNVAF
- a CDS encoding fumarylacetoacetate hydrolase family protein; this encodes MKLARYTHHGKTSVGLVQGNRVINLDHLLPTSAPVDVAALLARTDALADARTLQATAENSVALEHVRLQAPILRPGKFMALGMNYKDHEAEARRLNVPIPASQVWFSKQITCITGPYDDVHHPAVCERLDYEAELGVVIGKGGRRIDARDALQHVAGYFVANDVSARDWQAKSPTWTLGKSFDTHGPIGPWITTADEIADPQQLTVSLSVNGEQRQKSSTALMTYSIAQQIAYLSEVMTLEPGDILITGTPAGVGIGMQPPVFLKAGDVVRVEISGLGYIENTIVDEPR
- a CDS encoding TetR/AcrR family transcriptional regulator, encoding MPSHDSIAPAGRTSSDHRPRMAEKKRLMMRTRLLDSAMRVFAEAAGATPVIDDVIREAKVSRGTFYRYFDSLDQVLIALGQELSNQMTTDILPLYDILEDPWKRVSVGFRVFLVRALLDRKWAGFVTRVDVWPHHALVAEYMGRDLESGRATGQLAFARLDAATDFLMGASAHAIQAILQGVDNVNDYMDACVHMALISLGVDPATCQRGVDFSLNYLQDWGSGALELPRPVWALNLNSREGREFLAYRRPAG